DNA from Romeriopsis navalis LEGE 11480:
CAAATTCGGTGTGACAGGGCGGGGGTTTTCAACAAACCATCGCCCGAGCTTTTTGAGGTTGAAACCACAAGCGACTAATAGGGCGTTGATGCGGTCACCATTCTTGCCCTTGAGGTAATTGCGACCCAAAGCGTGGTCTTGTTTGGCATGACCAATCACCGGTTCAATCGCACTGCGGCGTTTGACGAGACGCTTGAGCCCGCCCTTGAATTTACGCCGACCGGCCACCAGGACCTGCACTGTTGCGGGATGATGCTTCGTGCCCCGAAAACCTTGGTCAACTGCGACTTGCGCTGGCTCAATGCCGGTCAGTGCGGTCGTTTGTGCTAAGGCAGGAATCAGCGTTGCGCCATCGTGAGGATTGCCATGAATTGCATCTGCGCCGACAATCCAGTTGCTCGCACTGGTGGTGACAAGCACAACTTTGCAGCCAAACTCGTAGCGTTTATGGACTTTCCCCTTGGCAATGCACTCAACTTCTGGGGCATGCAGACTGTAGAGCTTACCGGAGTCACGACGTTGCTGTTGATGAATCCGCTTGGCCCGTTCCAGCCAGGACTGCATGACGGTATCGGGTTGGGGCAGTTTGCGCTCAATATCGCGAATCACTCGGCCCAAGAAGGTGCGCAGTTTACGGGTTTGCTTCATGGCCC
Protein-coding regions in this window:
- a CDS encoding IS5 family transposase, with amino-acid sequence MSELKTQLNPQHPLFHLSDSLDWEGFEQRFGHQMQAVGGRPPLPARLLVGLHYLKAMYDESDESVVAKWVENPYWQYFCGETQFQHAFPCHPTSLVKWRKQVGPEGIEQLLQQVLRSAMQAKALKPPDIQRLTCDTTVQEKAIAFPTDARLYHKARQTLVREAKARGVDLRQSYVRVGKLAYFKQSRYRCARQLKRAMKQTRKLRTFLGRVIRDIERKLPQPDTVMQSWLERAKRIHQQQRRDSGKLYSLHAPEVECIAKGKVHKRYEFGCKVVLVTTSASNWIVGADAIHGNPHDGATLIPALAQTTALTGIEPAQVAVDQGFRGTKHHPATVQVLVAGRRKFKGGLKRLVKRRSAIEPVIGHAKQDHALGRNYLKGKNGDRINALLVACGFNLKKLGRWFVENPRPVTPNL